The Bdellovibrionales bacterium DNA segment TACTCGGAATGTACTTCTTCGAGAAACTTTAGGAAATCCCTCGCATATTCCGACGGGGCTTTCTTCGTCGATTCGCGGCCGCTGTGGTAATACTCTTTCAATACGACCGCTTCCCGCTTGATGGTCTGCCCGACTAACGTGAACGTCGTTGCGTTACTGTTACCATAGTCAACGCCGATATATAGTGCTGTGAGGTTCGTCGGCTTCTCATGTATCTTGTGCTTTTCCTCGTCGAACATCGAGTAAATGACGCCCTCTGCCGTGACCCACAACCCTAATATGTTCCGTTTGTAGAACACGCCTTTGAATTGACGCCGGAAACGTTCTTTCATGCGCTCCGACAATGAAAGGTTATCATCCATCGTGAAGTGAAGCACCAGTAACCGGCGTTCTTTGGCACGATCAATATAATCGACCTTGAACCAATGCCGCGGGCTTTTCGGGTTACAGTTGAACCACACTTTCGCACCTTCCACCGATAGACGCGCCATGACCTGCGAAACGAATGACTCGGGCATGAGTGCGGTTTCGTCGAGAAACGCGCCCGCTGCCGTCATCCCCTGAACGCTGTCCTGCGACTTCTCATTGTTTGCCCCGAACAGATAGTATTTATTCGTCCCTATTCGAATGTGCATATCCTCTGACCGTTTGAAATCGAAATCAACACCTTCGTACATCCCCATCCCGGCCAGTATCTTGAACATGGGCTCGATGACGTTCCGTTTGAGTGCTGAAATCGAGCGGCCGCCGATAATGAAATCTTCTCCGTCGAACGTTTCTTGCGACCATAATACGAACCCTTGAATGAACGACACGGTTTTACCCGAACGAACCGCCCCTTCGGCTACAATGCCGTCGAATTGACTGTACGGGCTCGAGTCGTGCCACCACATAAGCGCCTTCTTTTGCTTCTTGCTGAACGGTTTAAACTCGAACGGCTTGATTCTATGCTTCGCCATTCGGGACACCCTCTAGCGCTTCGAACGCTGCCTTGTCGTCTTCTTCATCAAACAAGTCGTTACGCTGCGCCGTCAATGCCGAAATTAATTGATCGAATTCGTGTTTCGTCGGCGGCTTTTGGCCTTTCTCGAATTCTTTTTCTTTCAGGACTACTTCACGTTCACGTAGATCGGTCTCCCTCGGCGTGTCGCTGAATTCTAGATACTGCTTCGATAACCAAATGAGCATCCCTGTATTGCGGTCGCCTAGCGCTTTTTGAATCATGGCACGTCGTAAACTCGTCTTCATGTACTCGAAATTCGTTTTATATAGTTCTCGAAATTCCGTGTTCTTCAATAACGTCGATTGAGCCACCCCAATCATCATCGCGATTTCTTGCATCGTACATCCAACTTTAGCGTAATCCGCCACCTTTTCCCGTTGCTCGTCGGTCAACTCAAACGCGGGTCTGCCACGTTTCTTTTCCTCTGCCATTTCAAAAACTCCTTTCGCCCGAATCCGTCGGTACGAATGTATTAAAAAAACCGCCAAACGGCGGCTTTCCGTTTATTTAATTATACCACGCTTCGAATGTTCGGATTATGATTCATCTTCGGCTAGTCGCAACGTGTAATTCAAGCACATTAAGAAGATCAATAACGTGATTGTAAACACTACTTCCCACTTGAATCCGATGGTTATATAAATCCAAATCGCTAACAGGTTCGGTATCACCAGTACCGCTGTTATCAATGCCGCTACAATGATCGCTGATGCTATTCCGGTTTTGCTCATCGTCTTCCACCTCACAATAGGTACACACCATACGGCGCGCGTTTTTGTCTTTCCTTGCTGCTAATCGTCTTTCATAGGCCGGGCTCGTATAGAAACGGATTGTATCGGGTTTGACGTTCGTCTTTGCCGCGATTTCATGTATCGTACCGACCGCGATCACATCTTCACCTTTATACAACGCGTATTCTTTCATCGCTCCACCTCCACGAATCTAACTTGTTTTTCATAATTCTGATTCTGTAATTCGTTTCAATTCTTCAAAAACCGTGTTCAATTGAAACCCTTTCACCATCATTTCAACTGCTTTACTCATGATTACAAGCGCGTTTCCTTTCGGGTCTTTGTCCGTCAATTTTTTAATTTTGATTTCTAAATCTTGAATTTCAGTCGCTAGTTTTTTTGCTTTTTCGGATTGTTCTTGGGCGTAATTAATCAAGTCTTCTGACTCTCCTGCATCAAAAATGAACACTCTAACCCTTTCGCCTTCATATGTCGCGAGCATATCGGCCAAATCCTTTCCGCTATCCATCACAACGTCATGAACATGATTGCCCATGATTTCGAACTTCTCTATCGTTCCAGTCCCTTTAATCAACATAGTTACCGCTCCACCTCCACGAATCTAGCCCATGTATCATAATCCTGCCCGTATAACGACGGCTTGCCTTCTCGCGTGTTCTTGTCGTCGTCGTAGTCCGCTATCCATTCTTTCACCGTGGCGCACGTCTTAAACCCGTCGCTCGATTGTAAGATTGCCACCTTATCGACGTGGATCGTCACGCCCTCGGCCAATTTATCCTCTATCAATCGTTCGGCCGCTTCTTCTGCGGCTTCCGCGCCTTCGTAGTCCCGACAAAAATATTCGTTATCGACAACGCGATATTTCACCTTAATGAACCCGATGCCGCGAATCATTAAATTCCCTCTCTTTCGAATTGCTTTAGCGCTTTGGCGAACGCGTCAATTCCGTAGACGTCCACCAAACGCCGCAACTCGTTTCGAATGATTGCGTTCGGTTGTTGCTGCGCTTTGGTCAATTTCAATTCTGTTTGAATCCGTTCGTTCATGCCATCATGCAACATTCTGATTGTTCCGTTTATCGCTTCTTCAACTTGTATAGTCGGGTTTTCAACGTTCAGGAAAGCGGTCAAGTCAATAGCGGCGTTCAACTGCTCGGGAATCATGTCGTTACGGACGATCAACCGTAGTAAATTCAATCCTTGTCTTCCACCTAGAATATAACTTTCAATCGCGACTAATACACCGCGTTCCGAAACCTCTTCAATCGTAGCGTTATTTAAAACCATTGAAGCATATAGCGTCCGTGAATCTGCGTCTTTTTTATCTTCCAAACTGAAATTGATATAAGTTAACCCGTTCATTTTTCTAAAACTCCCTTCTTCGCCATTTCTCTAGCGTCATAGATGCGATAGTTAAGTTCCTTCTCTGCCGATTCTTCTCTGAAAGGCAAATCAAATGTATATTGTACCGACATCTGATTTCGCTTGCTATAGAACGTAATTCCTTTCACATCGCTCAACCGATCTCCTTCAACCGACAAACGATTTTTAAGCAGGCGAATGATTTCCGCATCAATTTTCATGTACGCGTTCAATTGAATTATCCTCATGGCTTTACGCCCTTGTATCTGGATATGAAACTCAATCATTTCTGGCGTCTGCATCGTGTCGTAGAATAGTCTCATTTCTCCACCACCTGCTGCACACCCGTTTCACGGTGTACGATGATTAAACGATCATGCAAGTTCTTCACGACTAGGTAAGCGAGCGGGGAAAACCCCGCCGCGAACATGATTGCCTTCTGCTGTCGATTCGGCCGTTTACCGTTTTTCATTAGATGATGTCCCCTTTGTCCGAAAGCATTTCCACTTCGCCCGTTTGCAAGTGAATATTCGTCATCAAGCGACGGCCTAGCCATTTCGTGTGACCTTCTTCCTTGAACCCGAACCGCTCGTGATCGTGTTCGGAAATGAAAATTGTTTTGATGTTGTGGTTGAATTCGACTTCCTGCAATCGAGCGGACACCTTCTTGAAGAACGTTTCAAACGTTTCTTCGTCCTTCCCGAATACCGCACGATAGAAATAAATCTCCGACGTCTTGAACACTTGCCGGATGCTTTGGCCGTCGTCCTCTAGATCGACCGCAAAACTAGGCACGTTGCTTTCTAGCGATTTAAACATGTGATCCAAATTCTCAACAGTGAAACCGTTGCGGCCTGCTTCGAAACTCATTTCGATACCGCCGGTCATGAACATATTCAACTTGACCACTCTCATGTTATTCGTCCCCCTTCAAATCAATCCAAATTGGCGTGACCCACATATCATTAAAATCTTCGTGCTTCATCGAATAGTCATATAGTTCATCTCCAGTGCCGATAACGATACAAGACCACGCACCGCCCGATGATGACGAGCGCTTAACCGCGATTTTATCACCACTCACGAATGGCATACCCGGCTTTAGGTTCTTAATCTGAACCATCCCACGCCCTACGCTTACCCACGGTTTCATTCCGCTTCCCCCTCTTCCCATGTGTCTACCAACTCGATTAGGTTCGTCTGACTGATAATATCGTCCGCTAACGCCTTCGAATCCGTTCCCCATGCCTGGGATACGTCCGCACCGCTCACGGTCATATAGCCCTTCACGGCGGCCGTATGGTCGCGAAATTGAATGTCGGTTATGTACCCGTCCACCGTTCGGAACGCGTACCGTTTCAGAATCTTGTACGACGTCTTACCTTTAACGTTTACTTGCACTTTCTCGTTAACTCGTTTATCCAATTTCCCCACTCCTTTTATCGGTCGATCATGCTAAATTCATAATTTTATTGGTTAGAACACATGACCCCGAACAATACGTCCCTTGCTGTCCTTTTCTGCTTCGTACTCTCTATGACAATTCATACATCTCAATCGATCGTCTACCCCACCGTGTTCGTAATAGCTATCAAATGTTTTCTTAGAAAGCTTCCCCCGATTGGTTACTTTGGTGATGTTTCCATATACAGTTTGTGTGTATAGCACCAATTCGCTCCCACACTCACATTTCGGTTTTTCGTAAGCCAATATTTTCACCACCTAATAAAATTTATCTTTTAGTACCCTTGTTCATTCCGCGCGTGAACAATCTCGTTCTTATCCATGTACGCGGCCAGTAGTTCATTCGCTGTGACGTCGAACGTCGTGACGATCTTTAACCCTACGGCCATACAATGCGCCGGGCTCTTATGAAACACGTTGAACGCTGAATCAACTAAGTGACGTCGTAACACGTCCGTTTCGGCGTATGAGTATAGGCCGCTTTCTTCGAGTGACGAGAAGTTGTACAGTTGCTCCCACGTTTCATAGGCGCGTGCCGTGTCGCGTTCAAAACGCTCATGTTCGAAATGCCGCTCTTTAATCATTTCTTCTACGACCATCCCACAATAGAAATGCAGCGCGTCGATAAATTCCGTTACGACCTTTCGGCGGTCGTCCTGTTTGTTCTTCGCCCACCACTTCGCGGAAAACTTTAGTTCGTTCGTCATTTCCGCGATTTCTTGACGTACCTGGTTATAGCGATCCACGTAGCGCGGTGGAAAGCGTGGGTCATTGTCTAGAATAGCCGTGTCGGTTAAATACTGACGCTCACAATAAAAGCGGAAATCCGTTAATGAAATTAAGTCCTTGAACAATGGTTTCGTGCGTTTCTTCTCGATCATTCGATTACATCCCCTGTCATCAATTTTAGTTCCCAGTTGTCTTTAAACTGCTTTTCTGGGTATAGCAGCACCTTCATACCTAGCAAGGTATATTCGTCTTTCTCAATCTTTTTCATGACCGACTCGTTCGCGACAATCAACTGGTCGAACACGCCGTAACCCATGACGATCAGGTTAGGCATCCGATAATGTTTGAGCAGGAATTCTCGCCGCTGCTTCTCAATCTTGCGTAACGTGAATTCTAGCGAGCTCATGCGACTTCTTTCCCGTCCGTCATCGTGAACATGACCAACAATAAAGCCGCTCCGAACGCTATTGTATATTGTGCCGTCAATAGCGCTACGAGCAGCACGCCCAACCCGATACTTAAAACACCCATGCCGAATACCGTTTTCATTTCCCTTTTCCCCTTTACTGTTTTCTGCGGTTGTCGCGCCAATTTTCCATGTAATCTGCTGTTACCGCCCACTGATTACCGACGCGCATCGAGCCGTGTAAGTTGCGCCCGTGTTTCTCGTCGTGTAACAAGCGTCTAAGCAGCGTGATTTTTTTGATCCCGTATTGTTCCGCTGCTTTCTTAGCGCTCATAAATTCTTGCATGTCCTCACCGCCTTACGAATCCTCGTATTGTGTAATATCCAATTCGTCGGCCTTTTGCATACCCATCTTGATCCACCGCTCGATTGAAATGCCGCCGATCAAGTCCGAAACGATTGCGTTCAGAATATCCACGCCGTAACCCTTCACTTCGTCGTGTTCATATCCCGCTTCGAGCAGCGCCGTTTCAAGCACGCTACCCGCTGCACCTAGTTCCGACTCGACCGGTGTCGAATATTTGTATTGAACCATTTAACCAATCCTTCCTATGTGGTATGTCTTTATATTATATCCAATCGTGCATAATGTAAAGCCGTAATTTCACTTTTAGGAAATAAAAAGAAAAGCCGGTTATACACCGGCCATTCTCGCTTGAATCATTTTCTTGTAAGCAGGCAACCAATCGACCGACCCGATCAATGACGGCAGTACAACGAACGCGTTATCATTAAGATTCGTCACATTGAGCGATGCCCCGCCTTCATAGCGCGTGTTTTTCCCTGTCGCCTTGTTTAGTTCCTGGTGTGCTTCCCACTCCTCATATAGCGGCACTAGGTAGGCAGCAGGGACAAGATACACGGCGTTCGCGCTGCGAATGTAGGTAAGTATGAACGCGTCACCGCCCATGCGCTCGATGTTTTTCATCAACCGGACTTGATGGGGCGCGATTGCACTAAAGGCCAGTCGATCCGCTGCGCTCTTTGCATCGAATGACACGTAACGACCGTTCACGACGCCCGCATAGTCCAGCCCGCCCTTGCCTTTGTGATAGGCCGACGTGATGACCTTTTGTTTCGTGTCTTTGTCGCGGTATCCTTTCGTCTTCACTTCTTCATGTTGCCGTACCATGAGCGCAATCCCTTTTAGTAAATAGTTCGCGTTCGTCGAATCAATCATGTTCTCAAGTTGTTGCCCGACCCGTTGCGATTTCTTAGCCATTCTTTCTCCCCCTCGGTTTCCGTAGTCCTAACGCGCTCGCCTTCTTCGTCACGCTCGAATAGCTGCGGTTCATCTTCTTAGCGATCACTTTGTATTCTAGTTTTTCTTCTGACCGTAGCCGAATCAGTTCCGCTTCTTCTTCATGCGTCCAAAACTTTAGTTCTTTGCCATCGGTTGTGTAAAAGGTTTCACCGCGTAAATCTTCATTCAGTTTACGGGCGAGCCCCAATTCATAAACTTTATGTTGGACGTCGTGAGGGAAACGGTCTTGCAGCGTCGCGGCGATCTGCCGGCACGTCAACCCGTCTTCACGACCCTTTCGCAATATTTCGACTTCTTGTTTCGTCCATGCCTTATATCGTTTCTGGTCAATCCGTCCGTAACGTGGTTCGATTCCATGAAAGTCCGCCATCCTGTGCATGGTTTCGACCGTCAAACCCAAATACTCGGCCGCTTCATAGGCGGACAACTCTAAATCACGATAGTAACGTTCGAACGTCGTCTTGCTGATATGCTTGCGCGGCCGGTACGCCTTCGTCGAGAAGCCGTAGTCTTTCAGTACCGCCCGTATCGTCACCTCTGCATAACCTTCCATGACGGCGATCTGCTTCACGCTCAACTTATTGTCGCGGTACAACTTCACGATTCTCAACTTGTCGTCAAGACGTAGCCGTTTTGTCTTTTTGCGTTCTTTGTTCACGCTTTTTCATTCCCTTCGCTTTTCTACGTTGTGCGACGGTCGTCATTTCAATGCCATAATGTCTTAGTGACGACTGAACCCGATGACGTTTACACCCGAACCGCTCGGCTATCTGTTCTTGCGTTAAGCATAGATCAACGTAATAACGGACGAGCCGACCGAATGGCAGCAGTACCTTGTCTTTCCGCGTGGCTTTTTCGCCCGTTTCGCTTCGCATCTTTAGACCACGCTTTTTCATATGTTTTTTGACGATAGGCGGCGAACAACCGAATTCTTTCGCTATTTCCTCAATCGTTACGTCTGTCTTGAACATTTCCGCCATGTCGTCGAGCTCGTTAGCGGTGAACGTGATACGATCCCGCCGGCCTTTCTTCTTTCTGCCTGGTCGCCGTTTCTTGATCTGCGTCATCTTTGCGAAACAACCGCCAACGGAATACCCCAACCGATCCGATATGGCTTTCATATCAATACCTAGATCGTGCAGCCGGACGAGCTCGCGTTCGTCCTCTTTCGTCCATACATACGGATTTTTAAAACGAACCTTCTCGGTCGTGGCCTTACGTTCAATTGATTTCTTGCTGCGCCCCAACTTCGCGGCTACCTCTAACTGCGAGCGTCCCGCCGCGGCCATGTCGCGCATGATCTGTAGTTCTTCATCCGTCCAACGTTTCGCCGTTGCCATTGTTCCACCCTCTCTGATACAATGCCCGTATAAAGGTATAACGGGCGGTTGTTCGATATACTCTTTTTATCACCAAACAAGTTAATCGCCTGTCATGTCACGGGAAGCGGCGCGGAAACGCCGCCGACCGAACGAGCGCCGTAAAAGGCGCTTTTTTTATGCGCTCGCTAGTGCTTTTTGCCGCTGCTCAATGACGTCATTCGGTTCATTCGTTTCTAAGGCGTCTAGAAGCGCGTCAAACGCTTCCGAACGTTTCGCCTTATCCACGTATGTAATACCTTCGACGTGGGGAATATACGCGTAAATTTCGCCTGCTGCGTTTAATCTGAATTCGCTCATTCGCTTTTATCTCCCATTCCTAAAATTTTAAAGACTTCGCTTGTGTCCTTTCGGTTTTCCGCCGGCGTTACATTTTCTTCCGGGAAGTCGAGTTGATTCGTCATTTCTTGAATCCTGCGACCAATTCGGCCGTCATCCCCGATATATGCGCTCTCCAACTGGTCTACACGTAAGTTCGATGTAAAGACCGTCATCTTTCGATGATTCTTGCGGTAATCAATGAGCTCGTACAACGTCCGTGTCACGAACCGCGACTCTGAACCTATTCCGATTTCGTCCAATACAAGCAAGTCCACGCGTTTGAGCTCGTCCATGATCTGCGCCCGTGTCCGCTCGTTATTGTTGTTATACGTCGAACGAATATCTTCCAGTAGTTCCTCGACGACGTGAAAGCGTGTTTCTAGTCCGGCCGCTGCAATCAGATGATTCGCTAAGGCGCACGCCGTGAACGTCTTGCCGCTGCCCTTCTCGTCGCTGTACAGGTATAACCCGATTGAATCGACGCCGCTGTTCATCAAGTCTTCGAACCTTCTGACGACCTTTGTCGCGAATTCCTTGACGACGGCAGCACGTTCGCGGCTGTCTGGACGCTTATAAATATCCGTCCGAAACTCTTTTAGGTTGGCAAGCTCATATTTCGGCGGGATGCCGGAACGTTCTCGCCGTTCTCGCCGTAACTTCGATTCTAAGCACTTGCAAGGCGTCTGATATTCGTAAGGTTCATATACGAGCGGCTTCAATCCCTCGGCCTTTCGGCTGCGCGTATCTTCGATGACCATGTGTTTCAGTTCCGCGTCATGTACGAATAGATAACCCGACCCGTCACATAAGTTTTCCGGGCAAGGGATTGCGTACCGTTCGTTATGCTTACCATTCAAGATCGTCAAGTTCCTGTTCCCAATCGTTATTGACCGGTTGCCCGCTTGCTGCTCGTTTTCGTGCGAGCTCTGCGATGACGCCGCCGCCATTTCCTGCGCTTTCTGTTGCGCCCGCTGTATGAGCGCCTTCATTTCCTCTGTATCTCCCATCCGTCGCATACTCGTCGTTCCACCCTTCGTTAAAGAACCATGTTCCGGCCTGTTTGATGTATTGTGCTGCGGTACGGTTCACTTCGAGCATGAAGCAATACCGTTTGATGCCGTTTGTGATTGTGTCGTCGGTTACGCCGGCCTTGATTGCTTTCTTGTAAGCGGCGAACGCTCGTTTCTTTCCTTGCTTCTTCGGATAAAGTTTGTAGATAGATTCAAAACGCTCGTTCAAATCGTCTTTAGGCGATTGAACATTATTGTTTTTAATTGAATCTATGTCATTGGTGTTTTTAAGTGAATCTTTATAGAGTGTCACACTGACACTGGGGGGGTGTCCCTGTGACACTGGGGTAGTTTCACTGTGATACTGCCCCCCGTGTCCCTCTGACACTAGGGTACGACTTCTAACGTATTCGTGAAAGTCCTCAATCGTGTACAGATTACTTGTTACTCCACCCTTGTCATTAAATCGCGTTTGCTTCGAAATCAAACCTTTTTCGATTAACGTTTCAATCCGTCTAATCGCGGTCGAACGTGAGCAGCGCGATTTCTTTGCGATCTTCTCGAATGACGGGAACGCGTTCTCGCCGTTCTCATTCGCATATCGACGTAGGACGATGTAAACCATCTTTTCAGTCGAGTCCGCGAAAACCGTTTCGTCGTCCACCACTTCGTTTTGAAGCATCACAAACGGGATTCGATTTCTGTCTATTACTTTGTCGTGATTCACGATTAAACCCCTTTCTTATTTACGCTCGTCCAATATATCGGCAATAGCTCGTTTCAACGCGTCGTAACGTTGCGGCGTCATATCCTTCAACCAATTGTAAACCGTGAAGCGACTGCGCCCGATTTTCTTCGCGACGTGAGTGATAAAAATATGGTTGTAATGTAATTCACTTTCGATTTCCCGTTTCATTTCCTGCGGTGTCATTTTCGTTCACCCCTTTCGATGACTTAATAATACAACAAAGATAAACATAATTCAACATGATATTGTGTGACATTCTGTAACATAACCTTACAATTCCTTACGCTAGGGAAAGGATAGGAAAATAAAGTTTTTCTATATCAGTAAAAAAAGCAGGCATTTAGCCCGCTCTCAAATTCCATATTCGACGCCGTTCCCTTCGGACGGCTTTCGTCTGAACAACATGCCTTTTTCAACCAATCGGGCGATACACTTGAATAACGTTGAGCGTGGTACGCCCGTACCGTCGATCAGTTGCCGTTCCGTGAACACGCGATCACCGTCGATGCACTCGAACGCGAAAAATAGCATCACTGTTCGTTCCTGGGGCGAGTCGTAACCGGTGTACATGTGGTACGCCTGTTTAATTGACTCGAAACGGTTGCGGTCTTCCTGCTGCTGCTTGACCACTCCGACGGCTACGCCCGCCTTGATCTGCTTCACCGCTTCGACCAGTAGACCGTATTCGTATATACCGCCCTTGCCAACCCAATTCGTAACGGTTCGATACGACACCCCGTAAAAATTCGCAATTGCCATTTTAGCAGCGCTGCGCTTTGCTCCTAAGTGAGCGGCGAGCTCGGCCACGACTTCGATATTGTTATCCATTCGTTTCACCCTTCCTTATTCCATGTAACCGTCATAAATCATCAACGTCGGATATTTATTTTCCCGATGCCGGTCGTTTTCCAAAACGATTCCGTGATACGCCGAATCGGAAAACTCATAAAGCTCTTTCAACTGATCGTTGAGTGTTACGAATCCTTCTATCGTGTCGATCTTTATGACGCGAGTTAGCGTAAATCCACGTACTTCTAAATGTGCATCAAATTTTTCATCTAACATTTTATTGATTAAGTCCCATTCCCCGTGTACTGCTTCGATATAGAAATTCATGTTTAATTCCCCCTATGTCCCGAATCGCCCCATAATCTAAACAAGTGTTTTCTAAATGGTTCGCTCTCTTTTGGCGTAGGCCGATTTAAGATGTCGGCGTAGTCGTTACAGTTCAAACAAGAAATCATGACATCTTTCGGATATCCGAATATGTCTTCTTCAATTTCGAAACGATTGAGAATTAACTTACGTTCGCCGTCTTCCTCAATGTGGAACGCCGCGATTTCACGATTTCCGCACTTCTCGCACTCGATTATCATTTTCATGTTTGCCCATCCTTTCCTAAAAGAAAAGGCGGTCGCCCGCCCTTCCCTTACCGAATCCCGTATTTGCGATAGATGTCTGATTTCAAATCATTGTTGCGGCGATCAATCGCGCCACCGACTAAGAACACGTCGATCAAGTTCCAAATGCCTAGCGTGAACCAACCCAATAGCAGCATGGCAATCGCGTAACCGGTTTGACCGCTGTAGAACCGATGTGCCGCGAACATGCCTAACAATAACCAAAGGACGTAAGCGAGCGGTTTCGATTTCTTGCGATCCTCGTATTCTTGATTCGCCAGTAAGATGTTTGCCGTGTTATCCATGTTTATACCTTCTCTCTCGCCGCCTGTGCGACGCTGTGGTTTTTTGAATACCTAGACTAGCCAAAACGTTAGCGGCGCGTATAACGCCGCCTGTACGTTTATTTCTTCATGTTTGCGGCTTCCATGAGTGAAGTGATGATTTCACTTGCCCGCTGACTTGTGATTTTAGGAAGGTTGTTATAATCGGTTTCGAAACGTGCTAATACTTCGTCTTCGGTCATGCGGTGTTTTTCACCAACAATTTTTGTTTGACGAATGATTGTATTTATTTGTTTCTCGCTCGCTAGTTTGTGCGGGCTCGCCTTCGGCTGTCCGCCGTCGCCGCTCGTCCCGTTCGCGTCGCCCTGTACGCTGTTATTATCGGCCGCGTTGCCGTCGTCGTCTTCCTCGCTCGCAATCCCTAGCGCTGCGGCAAGTGCGTACCGTTTTAGATACGTGATCGTGCCGCCGTTTGCTTGAATCTGACCATCGGCCGGAAACTCAAGCGGGGCGTACATGATGTATTGACCGCTCGCATGAATGAGCATGGTATTGACGACGATGTAAGGCGCGCCGGTGTCAATTCGTTTAATGCTCGCGTTTTGAGTGACCGCAATCCCGTTCTTTGCAAGGATCGGGCGCGCCATGTCGAGAATGGCCGTCAAGTCCGCGTATTCGAACGTATATGAACCGCCCGATTTCGTTTGTACCTTTACCGTTCGATTCTTTTTAACGGCCGTGAATTCTAGCTGACTTTTCGCGAAAGCCGCTGCGACCTCATTAAATGATTCTGAAAATGTGAATGACATGCCCCGTTTACCCTCTTTCGTTTATCGAATTTGTAAAGCCGTTGCTTTTTGGATTTCCGCCCCGTCGATCTGCTCGCCGTCTTTCAACCGTTCTTTAACGGCGTCCTTGTTGATTGTTTCGACTAGCTTACGTTCGCGGAATTCATCTGGCAGTAATGACTCGTCTGTAATGACGTAGTTTGTACGAACCGTTTTTGAAATCGTGTACTTGTTCGTTTTGATCCGCTTCATGTCGAGCGCTTCAAGCGACCCTAGCACGTTCTCGCGTAGTCGCTTACGCTCGTTAGCAATCGCCTGCTTACGTGCTGTTAATCGTTTGATTTCTGCTGCTAGTGCTTCCTCGTCCGCTTTTAACGAAAAGTCGATACCGGCGTAACCGTCGTACTTGTCCTCTAACGCTTCGTCAATCGCTTCGAGCGTGTCGAACGCTTGATCTGCCGTTAACGTCCCATCTTCGAGTTGTGCCAACACTTCGAGTTTTGCTGCTGACAGGTTAAAAATGTTCATGTGCGTTTCCCCTTTTTCCCATGTGATTATCAAGCCCTGTTGACTTGACACC contains these protein-coding regions:
- a CDS encoding helix-turn-helix domain-containing protein; this encodes MNHDKVIDRNRIPFVMLQNEVVDDETVFADSTEKMVYIVLRRYANENGENAFPSFEKIAKKSRCSRSTAIRRIETLIEKGLISKQTRFNDKGGVTSNLYTIEDFHEYVRSRTLVSEGHGGQYHSETTPVSQGHPPSVSVTLYKDSLKNTNDIDSIKNNNVQSPKDDLNERFESIYKLYPKKQGKKRAFAAYKKAIKAGVTDDTITNGIKRYCFMLEVNRTAAQYIKQAGTWFFNEGWNDEYATDGRYRGNEGAHTAGATESAGNGGGVIAELARKRAASGQPVNNDWEQELDDLEW
- a CDS encoding siphovirus Gp157 family protein, which gives rise to MNIFNLSAAKLEVLAQLEDGTLTADQAFDTLEAIDEALEDKYDGYAGIDFSLKADEEALAAEIKRLTARKQAIANERKRLRENVLGSLEALDMKRIKTNKYTISKTVRTNYVITDESLLPDEFRERKLVETINKDAVKERLKDGEQIDGAEIQKATALQIR
- a CDS encoding PBSX family phage terminase large subunit, which encodes MAKHRIKPFEFKPFSKKQKKALMWWHDSSPYSQFDGIVAEGAVRSGKTVSFIQGFVLWSQETFDGEDFIIGGRSISALKRNVIEPMFKILAGMGMYEGVDFDFKRSEDMHIRIGTNKYYLFGANNEKSQDSVQGMTAAGAFLDETALMPESFVSQVMARLSVEGAKVWFNCNPKSPRHWFKVDYIDRAKERRLLVLHFTMDDNLSLSERMKERFRRQFKGVFYKRNILGLWVTAEGVIYSMFDEEKHKIHEKPTNLTALYIGVDYGNSNATTFTLVGQTIKREAVVLKEYYHSGRESTKKAPSEYARDFLKFLEEVHSEYQTKLKYIFIDPSAQGFKLEVFKVLPRYYHKMIVAAKNDVIPGIEAVSSLMEDNRFYVMASCENVLKELESYAWDSKAADRGEDVPIKQFDHTLDGIRYVIFTMKHEFNLKRVG
- a CDS encoding TM2 domain-containing protein codes for the protein MDNTANILLANQEYEDRKKSKPLAYVLWLLLGMFAAHRFYSGQTGYAIAMLLLGWFTLGIWNLIDVFLVGGAIDRRNNDLKSDIYRKYGIR
- a CDS encoding ERF family protein translates to MSFTFSESFNEVAAAFAKSQLEFTAVKKNRTVKVQTKSGGSYTFEYADLTAILDMARPILAKNGIAVTQNASIKRIDTGAPYIVVNTMLIHASGQYIMYAPLEFPADGQIQANGGTITYLKRYALAAALGIASEEDDDGNAADNNSVQGDANGTSGDGGQPKASPHKLASEKQINTIIRQTKIVGEKHRMTEDEVLARFETDYNNLPKITSQRASEIITSLMEAANMKK
- a CDS encoding dUTP diphosphatase, whose product is MIEKKRTKPLFKDLISLTDFRFYCERQYLTDTAILDNDPRFPPRYVDRYNQVRQEIAEMTNELKFSAKWWAKNKQDDRRKVVTEFIDALHFYCGMVVEEMIKERHFEHERFERDTARAYETWEQLYNFSSLEESGLYSYAETDVLRRHLVDSAFNVFHKSPAHCMAVGLKIVTTFDVTANELLAAYMDKNEIVHARNEQGY
- a CDS encoding ATP-binding protein, coding for MVIEDTRSRKAEGLKPLVYEPYEYQTPCKCLESKLRRERRERSGIPPKYELANLKEFRTDIYKRPDSRERAAVVKEFATKVVRRFEDLMNSGVDSIGLYLYSDEKGSGKTFTACALANHLIAAAGLETRFHVVEELLEDIRSTYNNNNERTRAQIMDELKRVDLLVLDEIGIGSESRFVTRTLYELIDYRKNHRKMTVFTSNLRVDQLESAYIGDDGRIGRRIQEMTNQLDFPEENVTPAENRKDTSEVFKILGMGDKSE
- a CDS encoding Holliday junction resolvase RecU, which produces MAKKSQRVGQQLENMIDSTNANYLLKGIALMVRQHEEVKTKGYRDKDTKQKVITSAYHKGKGGLDYAGVVNGRYVSFDAKSAADRLAFSAIAPHQVRLMKNIERMGGDAFILTYIRSANAVYLVPAAYLVPLYEEWEAHQELNKATGKNTRYEGGASLNVTNLNDNAFVVLPSLIGSVDWLPAYKKMIQARMAGV